In Antedon mediterranea chromosome 10, ecAntMedi1.1, whole genome shotgun sequence, one genomic interval encodes:
- the LOC140060746 gene encoding uncharacterized protein yields the protein MIDEFEEIYRQSPSAKILEQSGLFANKSMNALSSPRIVYRPSQSLLEFNRPTVLLNKLTPSAWKRKSMLSPKDSMDEVKEFRSPCSTVLQSDGMNRTTGSMISNHRTKKIIENVKLNKTTSEVVAERMENNSRRFFNRTETHHGEQEVKRRKSCESNDGTSFVVSQSGGRDAHCKNVLLSMSWNEERYLMAEALSPDLIEQVKPKSVELSEKCKLRKFLVNHKTKRNPSTTKDNLNVTKQSGVITPVSSQGESDSIHGSDGFEGLVKNLFEMNGYTTCEDNTKGIPDEVKSPQHTIRKKRSTEVVVETRKTINNRTVNSATDAVCQTVCGTKAQVLQKVSTKPPIELRNWSLRTVQHKGLYVEGHRTGDPKGEFWHSSAIVKRVTAKQLETGSGSIYKLIGRIDALMTEEYGFSKSLVKKFQNGFPKNWKELIQAEQESKSDSLADETTPVVPKHHGKKSKKPANSETPVSTKPLAKSKTLVKSKTPANSKASANLKTPSSMDVTPVNNGRRKTSSSSKPSPLTSNELSCSSRGRLIKPPLAYWAGQRLRNLSVDLVEIIPGTSNLLGSTDSPTSLGIHETIQHSQRDIRMRKRMPSKAIKTKKVKKEFPDTDSDAKEISGVEENNVLDSKSRSKNSKEINVVQVEENSSKEILSKDTSTESDAISKLQSHQLNRSSSKLIIISSETEDEKTNESKIEPVRQAILERKPTSIQKNNKMMTPTSLERRLRRSSRVNGKVNKKQDSVKGPTYIDHSKNSLMISDQDADDEESDRDQIKKTKSTKDVVVSFGSALGQTKSTLGSDLGQMKSTLRSDLGQMKSTFGSDLGQKKSTQTKEHTVVSFKLPKNGSNAVANATCKPKNDKQLSIEECNEVWQAKEIKELHKAVTTVDPSSLRFWDKIAEIVSTKTAAECQTKYQACTERRKVTRQTTANKNNNEPVKLTATVGTMKRKRQLRHILEQHDEGYEDDLFHMLGNPSSKKPKIPNDVITDEDEVENSENIQTPAVRPMMTRIPKSSQKTPQSMLLSPGLFHSVDRQKIDPYIYRLKGKGRRGMRPTKVAKEPKKQDSKSFQSLLNGHTENIFDVVEVSDIDSEEEEDHYWSDEDFQ from the exons ATGATTGATGAATTTGAAGAAATTTATAGACAAAGCCCGTCAGCAAAG attcttgAACAATCAGGTTTGTTCGCAAACAAATCAATGAATGCTTTATCCTCACCAAGGATTGTTTATCGACCAAGTCAGTCACTGTTGGAATTCAATCGACCAACAGTGCTGTTGAATAAGCTTACGCCTTCAGCATGGAAAAGAAAGTCAATGTTATCACCAAAAGACAGCATGGATGAGGTTAAGGAATTTAGATCTCCATGTAGCACAGTGTTGCAAAGTGACGGAATGAACAGAACGACAGGTTCTATGATCTCAAATCacagaacaaaaaaaataatagaaaacgTAAAACTGAATAAGACAACGTCAGAAGTGGTTGCAGAGCGAATGGAAAATAATTCAAGGAGATTTTTTAACAGAACGGAGACACATCATGGAGAGCAAGAAGTGAAAAGGAGAAAGTCTTGTGAAAGCAACGATGGTACAAGCTTTGTGGTGTCACAATCTGGTGGAAGAGATGCACActgtaaaaatgttttactaaGTATGTCTTGGAATGAAGAACGATATTTGATGGCAGAAGCTTTGTCACCTGACTTGATAGAGCAAGTAAAGCCAAAGAGTGTGGAATTAAGTGAGAAATGTAAACTGCGTAAATTTTTAGTAAatcacaaaacaaaaagaaaccCTTCAACAACAAAAGATAACTTGAATGTAACTAAGCAAAGTGGCGTAATTACACCCGTGTCTAGCCAAGGTGAATCGGACAGCATTCATGGCAGTGACGGCTTTGAAGGCCTCGTTAAAAATTTGTTTGAGATGAACGGGTATACAACATGTGAAGATAACACTAAGGGAATACCGGATGAAGTGAAATCCCCACAGCACACAATACGTAAGAAACGGTCAACTGAAG TGGTTGTTGAAACGAGgaaaactataaataatagGACAGTTAATAGTGCAACTGATGCAGTGTGTCAAACAGTCTGTGGCACTAAAGCTCAAGTTTTACAGAAg gtcAGCACTAAACCACCAATTGAGTTAAGAAATTGGAGCCTGCGGACTGTACAGCACAAAGGCCTTTATGTAGAGGGTCATCGAAC TGGAGATCCTAAAGGTGAATTCTGGCATAGTTCTGCTATTGTCAAGAGGGTCACAGCAAAACAACTGGAAACAGGATCGGGATCTATTTATAAACTGATTGGAAGGATAGATGCTTTAATGACTGAAGAGTATG GGTTTTCTAAATCATTGGTAAAGAAATTCCAAAATGGGTTTCCAAAGAATTGGAAAGAGTTGATCCAAGCTGAACAAGAATCTAAAAG tGATAGTTTGGCAGATGAAACCACACCAGTAGTACCTAAACATCATGGGAAAAAATCTAAAAAACCTGCAAATTCAGAAACACCTGTGTCTACAAAACCACTTGCAAAGTCAAAAACACTTGTAAAGTCAAAAACACCTGCAAATTCAAAAGCATCTGCGAATTTAAAAACACCATCTTCAATGGATGTGACACCTGTAAACAATGGAAGAAGaaaaacatcatcatcat CAAAACCATCTCCATTAACATCCAACGAACTTTCATGCTCAAGCAGAGGTCGTCTTATCAAGCCACCACTTGCATACTGGGCAGGTCAAAGGTTACGTAACCTCTCTGTCGATCTGGTTGAAATCATACCAGGAACGTCCAACCTTCTTGGCAGTACAGATTCACCAACTTCATTAGGAATTCATGAAACGATTCAACACAGTCAG AGAGATATCAGAATGCGCAAAAGGATGCCGAGCAAAGCaataaaaaccaaaaaagtAAAGAAAGAATTTCCTGACACAGATAGTGATGCAAAGGAAATAAGTGGGGTAGAGGAAAATAATGTATTGGACAGCAAATCTAGAAGTAAAAActcaaaagaaataaatgtagTACAAGTTGAAGAGAATTCTAGCAAAGAAATTCTGTCCAAAGATACTAGTACAGAGAGTGATGCCATTTCTAAACTTCAGTCACATCAACTAAACCGTAGCTCAAGCAAATTGATAATTATAAGTTCGGAAACTGAGGATGAAAAGACAAATGAATCTAAGATTGAGCCTGTAAGGCAAGCCATTCTGGAGAGAAAACCAACGAGTATCCAGAAGAACAATAAAATGATGACTCCCACCAGCTTAGAAAGGAGATTACGGAGGTCGAGTCGCGTAAATGGTAAAGTCAACAAGAAACAGGATTCTGTGAAAGGTCCAACGTATATTGACCATTCAAAAAACAGCCTGATGATTAGTGACCAAGATGCAGACGATGAAGAAAGTGACCGTGAccaaataaagaaaacaaaaagtacGAAAGACGTCGTAGTCTCTTTTGGAAGCGCCCTTGGTCAAACGAAGAGCACTCTTGGAAGTGACCTTGGCCAAATGAAGAGCACTCTTAGAAGTGACCTTGGCCAAATGAAGAGCACTTTTGGAAGTGACCTTGGCCAAAAAAAGAGCACACAAACTAAGGAGCACACTGTAGTCTCTTTTAAGTTACCAAAGAATGGAAGCAATGCTGTTGCAAATGCTACCTGTAAACCAAAAAATGATAAGCAATTGTCGATTGAAGAATGCAATGAAGTATGGCAAGCCAAAGAAATAAAAGAGCTTCATAA AGCAGTCACAACCGTAGATCCTAGCTCTTTGAGATTTTGGGATAAGATTGCCGAAATAGTATCAACAAAGACTGCAGCTGAGTGCCAGACTAAATACCAAGCATGTACAGAACGTCGAAAGGTTACTAGACAAACCACcgcaaataaaaataacaatg agcCTGTAAAATTGACAGCTACAGTTGGTACCATGAAACGGAAGAGACAACTTCGACATATTTTAGAGCAGCACGATGAAGGTTATGAAGATGATCTGTTTCATATGTTGGGTAATCCATCATCGAAGAAGCCAAAG ATCCCGAATGACGTGATAACAGATGAGGATGAAGTTGAAAACTCTGAAAACATCCAGACGCCCGCTGTTCGTCCAATGATGACCAGGATTCCAAAATCTTCTCAAAAAACACCACAGTCGATGCTACTCAGTCCTGGATTATTCCATTCTGTTGATAG GCAAAAGATAGATCCGTATATTTATCGTTTGAAAGGAAAAGGAAGACGTGGTATGCGACCAACAAAAGTTGCG AAGGAACCCAAAAAACAAGACAGCAAATCATTTCAATCATTATTGAATGGCCATACAGAGAACATCTTTGATGTCGTAGAAGTTTCAGATATTGACTCAGAAGAGGAAGAAGATCATTATTGGTCAGATGAGGACTTTCAATGA
- the LOC140060309 gene encoding calcineurin subunit B type 1 has translation MGNEGSLPMEMCSNFDADEIKRLGKRFKKLDLDNSGSLSIDEFMSLPELQQNPLVQRVIDIFDEDGNGEVDFKEFIQGVSQFSVKGDKESKLKFAFRIYDMDKDGYISNGELFAVLKMMVGNNLKETQLQQIVDKTIINADKDNDGKISYEEFCGIVGTMDIHKKMVVDV, from the exons ATG GGAAATGAGGGGTCATTACCGATGGAGATGTGCTCCAATT TTGATGCCGATGAAATCAAGAGATTAGGAAAACGCTTTAAGAAGTTGGATCTTGATAACTCTGGTTCTCTTAGCATCGATGAGTTCATGTCTTTACCAGAGTTACAGCAAAATCCTCTAGTACAAAGGGTCATAGACATATTTGACGAAGATGGCAATGGAGAAGTTGATTTTAAAG aatTCATACAAGGTGTATCCCAATTCAGTGTAAAAGGCGACAAAGAATCAAAATTGAAAT TTGCTTTTAGAATTTATGATATGGATAAAGACGGGTACATTTCAAATGGGGAGCTCTTCGCTGTTCTTAAGATGATGGTGGGAAACAACTTGAAAGAAACCCAGCTTCAACAGATCGTAGATAAAACAATAATCAACGCTGATAAGGACAATGATGGAAAGATTTCATACGAAGAATTTTGCGGA ATTGTTGGTACTATGGACATACACAAGAAAATGGTAGTGGACGTATGA
- the LOC140060903 gene encoding ubiquinol-cytochrome-c reductase complex assembly factor 3-like, whose product MSKLYKVLTVGVTVGGSGFLAWGLMQAITPTREQMLEVLPEKNPEYMTASRKRSQEFLDVIKLAAETDKPVYRDGIGVISSHIKKD is encoded by the exons ATGTCGAAATTATACAAAGTATTGACTGTTGGAGTTACGGTTGGTGGAAGTGGTTTTCTTGCGTGGGGACTAATGCAAGCAATAACCCCTACTAGAGAACAGATGCtagag gtgttgCCAGAAAAAAATCCAGAGTATATGACGGCATCGAGAAAGCGATCGCAGGAGTTTCTGGATGTAATCAAACTAGCAGCCGAAACAGACAAACCGGTTTACAGAGATGGTATTGGGGTTATTTCCTCTCACataaaaaaagattga